One Nostoc sp. CENA543 genomic window, ATTAGTATTAGTGTAGACATTCGTAATTGAATAAGCGTGGTAACTAACAATATATTTACTGTCACTACCAACTCTAGCTGCTGTCACAGCTAGACGATTTGCTAAAGCAGTTTCCAGACTGGAAAAACTAACTACGCTAATACTATGATAAGTAGTCTGCTTTCCTGTAATCTGCTTCAGAGGCGTATCAAGAGAGCCTCCATTACCAATGAGGTTATATCCGGGCCGTCCTTGGGTACTCCATTCCCGCCACTGAGCATAGGCTTTTTCAACTAGAGCCACCCACAGCACACCGTCATTTCTTTTTGAGGCTATACTCGTAGCAATCCGACGATCAACAGTTACATACTGTGCTTCACCATTAGAGTAAAAACGCACAGTATAAGTATTATCACCATTATCTGTAATCATACTTTTAATTACAGAACTAGAAGTATTACCAGCATCGTTTGACTGACGGCCAAAAGTTGCACCCAATGCTGCTAAAAACGTGCAATCACCTAATTTTCCTTGATCTATATCGCCAATTCGCGCTTCACCAGAGCTACCATAGAGAGTGCCAGTAGCTAAGGTATAGGTGAGATTTGTACCATTAAACACAGGTGTAGGTGCTGCTGTGCCTAAAAACCAACGACCTACTAAATTAGACTCAAAATCACCAGCACTCATATTGATAGATGCACCATTAGCAACCTGTGTTGATAGCCATTTCACAGAATCTTGCATAGTAAAAGGTGTAGCACCTACCAATGTTTTCAGGTCTTTGACCTCATTTGCATCAATGACAGAATTATCTTGAGCATTCCTAAAGATAGCCAACATATCCTGACGACTGAAATCACCATCAGCTCCTAAACTTCGCGCCAAGGTAATGATTTGTTGGTCAGTCAGATTTTGACTGAACCAATCATTAACGGTGGTCGATGTTGGAGTTGATGTTGGGGTAGAAGTTGATGTTGATGTTGCCGTTGTGATTGTAAATGTCTGCTTGACTACGTTACTTTTAGCACCGCTTTGATCATAAGCTATGCCCTGAAGAGTATATTTACCATTGCCAAAATTAAAGTTTGCTAGAGATAAACTGTAGCTGAAACTTCCTTTATTGGCATTACTAGAGTCGGCTGTAAATACGGTAGCATCAGCCACATCTAGCCATGTTCCATCTGCTTTTTGTAAGCGAAAATCGATTTTGGAAATATCACTCACACCATTTTGATCCGATACCCAAGCACTATTAATACTGAGAGTATCTGTTGGTTTGAGGGTGGTGCTATTCAGCTTGAACTCTAATGAAGTTGGAGCAACATTTTGAAAAATTTTGAGGTTGTAATTAGTATCACCACTTTTGTAGTAGACTTTAACGAAGTAATTGCCTGCATCTAAAGTTTGTTTAATTAAATCAATTTGAGTTCCACTTTTATAAGAACCTGCAATTACCTCACTATCTTCAACTAATCCATTACTATTAGAGTCTTTAATTAGTCGTACATTCGCATCTGCGCTTAACCCATCAAGGGTGAGATAAATACTACTGCGGGCTGTCAGATTAAAACTGTAGAAATCGTCAATATCCGATGATCCAACCCAATCTGAAAAAGTCTGAACATTAGTGTTGAGGGCTATCTTTCTTGCACTACTTAAAGTATTACCTGCATTATCAAGAGGCATAAATATCCTTACTTACACAGTTAATCAAATGTGTCTTATCACACCCTTTCACTTATGTAAAAACTAGTTTTTACAACAAAAAAAAAGTTAAACTTTCGTTAATTTTCTTCTTAAAGATTAGACAAAACCAGGGGACATCCACGCAATCTAAACTTTTGAGTATAAATACTTAATTTCAGAATAAATATGCAATAAAGTTAGAAATAATCTTTTTTAATTGAGTTAGTAATACGGAGAATATTTAATTTTATTGAGTATATATAATACAAACCATTGATAATTACTATCTTTGAATACTCTCAATTCATCTCTATGTGGATAAACAAGAAACTCTCAATTAAGGAATACCAAAAAATAAATTTATGACTCTTGAGAAACTAAGAGAGGAGAAAAAGTAAGTGTTTCCTCTATATTTTGCTGGCGATTAGTCGTACTAGTGACAGATATTTAATCCCAATTTGGGATAAGTAGTCTTGTCTAGAGATTCTGGAATCGGGCATTCATCTGGGCTTTTAATCCAAAATCCAAAATTGGTATAAGAGGTATTTAGGGCGATTTCCCAGAAATTTCAGGTAATATATCAAGATTTCCCAACATTCTCTGAGCAAAATATCTGACTATGAATTTGGCTGTTTCATGGCTAATTACTGATAAATCAACTCTTAAATCCTAAAAATTGGCTAAAAAACATTTAATATCAGGTCTGCTTGAGATGACTTTCAGTAAATACGTGTTACGTAAGTAAATTTAAGATGATAAACTCATTTCTGACTAAATCTAGATAGCTCAAATCGACATTTTTGCCACAACCAATGAAAACCCAAAATATATTCACATCTGTAGTGCTGGCTTTGAGTGCATCTGTAGCTATGTCTAACTCTGCTAAAGCTGGTACCTTCGTCACTAACTTTAGCCCTAGTCCTGTGACTGATCCTACAGCAGATATCATCCTAAATTCTATTATTCGGAACGATGGGAGGATGATCAGTGACTTTCAATTAGTTACTTCTGTTAACATCATCAAAAACGGAGGAGTTTCAGGCACCGTTAGTACAGACAAAGGTGATACAGCTACTTCCCCTGGTTTTAATCCCAACGAAAACCCTTCAGCCAGAGAAATTGCAGCATACTTAGGTAATAACAACTTAAACAATATTATCGATAGTGAAGATAAGGGTGAGTTTGAGCTTGATGTATTTTTCGATAGCGCAGTTCTCTCAGACAATACTGCAACAGACAGTTTCTTCTTCTGGGAACGAGGACTCAATAGCTCTATTCAACTGCAAGCACTTGATGAGAGAGGTAATCTAATTGGTAATGCTTTTACTATAGATAAGTCATTGTGGGAGTTTGCTGGTTTCCAGATTAAGACAACAGAAATTACTCAAGCTCAAAATGTAGGTGCTTTTGGGGTGAGCTTTGGTAATTTGGGATTAACTAGCGGAACTTTAGTCAGTGGCTTGAAATTAATCGCTTTTAACAGTTTTAACGGCCCCGATTTTAAGCTACTTGCTCATACTTCTTTGTGCTGCACACCCATACCTGAACCTGCCACAATGATGGGATTAGGTGCAGTAGCTGGGCTGATGTTAATGTGCCGTCGTCAAATTAGAATTAAAAAAATATAAGAGTATAAAGACTACGCAAGAATAAGCTTTGTGCTTTCATAAAAAACCTCACGGAAGCTTGGAAACCCAGTGGCTTTAGCCCTGGGAGGAAAAGCGACTCGGCAGGCATAAGAGGTGCTGTGTCCATGTATTGATTCATCAATACTTTCGCTGTATAGTGTTATTTATAGCAATACCGTTGCCAAAATAAGAGCATGAAGAGGTAGGGCGTTTCGTAGTAGAGTTATTGTCTCTCACAACGACAACTCAAAAACCACTACTCGCCCATGCCCAATATCTTATCACTCCTGCAATGCCTGCTACCGCAAATAAACGCGACAACGATGCGGCAATTGAACCAAATTATCCTGGCAATGTTAGCGATGAGTGGTAGAGTCACGATGTTGGGAATTGCCCGTTGGACAAGTACAGGTGGTAGCTATCGGACAATGGGGAGATTTTTCTCGACAGTAATACCTTGGGCAACATTGTTTTGGCTGTTTTTTCGGAAACATTTGTGGCGAGAGAGGGATGTTTATTTGCTGGCAGGAGATGAAGTTGTAGTTAGTAAATCTGGTAAAGAAACTTACGGGGTAGACAGATTTTTTTCGAGCCTGACTAGTAAACCAATTAATGGTTTATCTTTCTTCGTATTGTCATTAGTAAGTGTGTCAGGAAGACAGTCATTTCCAATTCAGATAGAACAGGTAATCAAAAGTGATACCCAAATAAATAGTACCTTACCAATCAAAAAAAAAGAATCTCAAGAGAAAAGTGGAAGGGGACGACCAAAAGGCAGTAAAAATAAAAACAAAACCGAAGTGATATTAACATCTGAACTATTACTAATCAAAAAGATGATTAACTCACTATTCGAGCTAGTAGCTAACTTTATCCCCTTGACGTACTTGGTAGTAGATGGTCATTTTGGTAACAACAATGCTTTGCAGATGGCACGACAAGTTAAGTTACACATAATTTCCAAGTTGCGCCACGATTCAGCATTATACATCCCTTACGAAAATCCCAACTCGAATAAACGTTCTCGTCGTAAATACGGTGACAAGTTAGACTATCGTAATATACCTGAGAAATATTTGTGTAAAAGTGATATTGAGGATGGCATTCTTTCCTGTATTTATCAAGCTACTCTTCTTCACAAAGAATTTGCTCAGTCTCTGAATGTGGTTATTTTAGTTAAAACTAATCTTAAAACCAATACAAGTAGCCATGTGATTTTATTTTCCAGCGACTTGGATTTGAAGGCTGATAAAATTATTGACTATTACAAGCTGCGTTTCCAAATTGAGTTTAATTTTCGGGATGCCAAGCAATTTTGGGGTTTAGAGGATTTTATGAATCTGAGCCAAACTGCTGTGACTAATGCGGCTAATCTCGCATTCTTTATGGTTAATTTATCTCATCATCTTCTGGCTGATTTTCGTAAACATAATCCTGGTTCTGGCATTATTGACCTGAAAGCTTATTACCGTGGTTTTCGATATGTTCATGAAATTTTAAAAATGCTTCCCGAAAAACCTGAGCCGATTTTATTAGCTCAAATTTTTGCCAAGATTACTTCTTTGGGACGTATTCATCCCATTTCTGGTGGCATTGAACCCTCGTAAATTGGCTAAGGTATTGTTATAGCGAAAGTTATTTTATGTACCTGACGCAAAAGAACCAAATCAGAGAACTAAATAAGTCTGAATTTGTCGCTCTGCGCGAGTTGTGCCGACTGAGTAAGAACCTATATAACGTAGGTTTGTACACAGTCAGGCAATACTTTTTTCAGGAACGTAAACACTTGCGTTACGAGTCTGCCTACCATCTGTGCAAAACCAATGAAAACTACAAATTTCTCAATACAGATATTGCACAGCAAACATTGAAAGTAGTAGACAGAACCTTTAAAAGCTTCTATGGATTGATTAGTGCTTTTAAAAGTGGAAGTTATCAACAAAAAGTAAAGCTTCCCAATTACCTGCCGAAAGATGGTTATTTCTTGCTGATAATTCCTAGAATTGTTATTAAAGATGCAAAGTTTCGGATTCCCATGTCCAATGCTTTTAGAAAGCAATTTGGAGAGGTTTGGATTCCATTCCCAAAAAGACTTGACATCAATCAAATTAAGGAAGTTAGGATTCACCCAAAATACAATGCTAGGTATTTTGAGGTTGAATTTATCAGCGAAATTGAACCAGAACCCATAGAGTTGAAAACTGACGATGCTCTTAGTATTGATTTGGGAGTAGATAATCTTGCAGCTTGTGTTGACACCAATGGGGCATCCTTTCTTGTGGATGGTAAACCAATTAAAGCTATTAACCAGTGGTTCAACAAACGTAATGCCCAATTGCAATCTGTTAAAGATAAACAAGGGATTAAAAGTATCACTAATCAACAGGTGAAACTTTTGGCAAAACGTAATAGCCAAGTTAGGGATTACTTAAACAAAACAGCACGATTTATTGTTAATCACTGCATCCAGAATCAGATTGCTAACTTGATTGTTGGGTATAACCCTGGCATCAAGCAAGAAATCAATATTGGTGGACGCAATAACCAAAACTTTGTCCAGATACCTTTTCACAGCTTACGTTTTAAATTGAAAGCAATGTGTCAAAGGTATGGTTTGAAATACATTGAACAGGAAGAATCGTACACCAGCAAGGCTAGTGCCGTCGATGGTGATGAAATACCTGTTTACAATGCCGACAATCCCAAGGAATACCAGTTTTCTGGTAAACGAATTAAACGGGGATTGTATAGAACCAAGAATGGGCATTTAGTTAACAGCGATCTGAATGGATCTCTTAACATTGGAATTAAAAGTAAGCACAAAGGTTTTACCAGAGTGTCTAGAGCTGCATTGACCCAGCCTAGAAGGATTAATCTTCTTAAATTGGAGAAGTGGAGAGCGACGGCTTTAGCCTCGCTCGGAACAACTTCTTAGAATCCCCTGACTTTCCGAATAAATGAGCAAAGCGAAATTTATTCAGTCAGGGGAGTGTCAACTTGCGTAAGTTCTAAAAGAGCTATTCAACTCAATGCACAGATTTTTGGGCTTCAGTAGCGATCGCTTCTACTTCATCATTCACCAACCCTGCCAAAATAGATTGAGATTCTGCACCGCCCAACTGCGTCAAAGCCTGTACCACCCTGTAACGAATTTGCCAATCAGGATCAGTTGCATAAGCTGCTAACAAAGGAACTGCTTGGATATCTCCTAATTCTCCCAAAGAACTAATCGCCGCAGTTTTAACTAATTCCACCTCTGAATTTAGTGCTTCCTTGAGTAGTTCTAGCCCTCGTGGATCACCGAGTTCTCCTAGAGTAGCAATAATACTGAATTGGACGAGCCACTCAGAGGTTGTGTGATAAAGCTGCTGTAAATCTTCAAAAGCCGACTGTAACTTCAGCGCGCCTAAGCAATCGGCGGCGGCGGCTTGTACATCAGCCTCTGGATCTTTTAATAGGCTACGCAATAAATCCAAAGATAAATCTAAATCCTGAGTACCAAGAGTATCTAATTGACTGACTGCTGAATAGCGAACACGAGAGTTACTATCACCTACAGCAACCTGTACTAATTCAAAAGCATTTGTCGGTTCAAGTTCACGGATTTGATTCACAGCTCGCAAGCGATCGCCCAAATCCTCAGAATTGAGCAATTGTCTTACAGACTCAGGAGTTACACTCATTTAATTACCTTAATTTGTCAAATTTTAAAAAAAGCCAAAAATCAACTATTAGCCATAGCACGAACAATGTCACCACGAGTCAAAATCCCTATGATTTTACCCATGTTGTCGATGACAGGTAAACGATGAACATTGCGATCGTGCATAATTTGCGCTGCTTGTTGTAAAGTCTTATCAGCAGTAATAGTCACAGGATTTTTACTCATCACTTCACCAACAGTTTGTCCTAAAGCTTTATGCAGATCACGTTCATAAGCAGCAGGATTTTTCAAATAGATCACACTATCCAGAAACATGACATAAGCCGGAGGCGTTATACCACTTGCTTGCCACATCAAATCTGTCTCTGAGATAATGCCTATCAACTTACCAACATCATCTACAACAGGTAGCCCACTGATACGTCGTTCTGCCAGAATGTGGATTGCTTCTTGAAGTGGAGTTTCTGGCCGGACAACAATTGGCTCAGGACTCATTATATCGGCAACGATTTGAGGCATTGACTTGCTTACACCCTCGATCACAGTCTCTGCAAATATTGTAAAAAATTCAGTGCCTTAACCCGACTCAGTTAATACATTGTTACGGTCGTAGTCATTAGTCATTAGTCATTAGTCATTAGTCATTAGTGTTTCCTCCCTCCTGCCTTGTCCCCAGTCCCCAACCCCCAGCCCCCAATCACTCTTCAATTTTGAATTTTGAATTTTGAATTTTGAATTGATGAGTCCCCAATCCCTATTCCCTACTCCCTTTCAATGCAGCGATAATTTGACCATTGGCTTGGGGAAAAGCAAATTGTTCTAATTCATCTAAACTCACCCAGCGCACTTCATCACACTCTAAAGGCTGAGGGACACCTGCAACTAGGTGGCAGTGATGGACTGTCAATGTGACGCGTAAATGAGTATAGGTGTGGTCAATAGTGATCAAATGTTCTCCTACCGTCACCAATACTCCTAGTTCCTCGTAAATCTCCCTTTTGATACAGTCTTCTACTGTTTCACCAGGTTCGACCTTACCACCAGGAAATTCCCATAAACCCCCCATTGCGCCTTCCTGGCGACGACGATCAATTAAAATCTGTTCTTGATCATTCCAAATTACGGCCACACCGATAATTTTATGTGGTGGTAGAGTCGTCATCATGTTCATATTGCTTTATTATGAGTGATTGACTATTAACTATTGACAAATAACAAAACTCGGCAGATCTATAGGATATCTACCGAGTTTTTACTTATTTTAAAATATAAACTGTCGAAAATTTATCTAAAGGTTTACTTAAGTCATTGCTGACGAACAAGAAGCGTTAGCCTTGGAGACGCTGCTGACTCTGCCAAAGTTGCTAACGCTTGTGTAATCATTTGGTAATTTGGGAAGGTTGGCTGTGAGAATTCCGTATGAAACTGCTGTTCGATATTTTTTGAGTAACTTCACTAGGATTTACTCAAGATGAAATAACTATTCATCATCGTGATGACTACTTTCAGTACCTTGCATCACCTTTTCAAAGCTCATTCTTTGTTCGGCATTTCGCAAGAAATAACCACTAATCATGGCTGACGCTAGCAACCGTCCCAAGTTTTCCCGACTAGTTGTAATAGTAACATCAAAGTGTTCCGAAGGCAGATTCCCCAACAGTCCGATAATATTGCGCTCCATGACTTGAAAAACTTCAGGAGAGGTGGGTTTGGATAGCTGGCTAACTGTTTCTGGGTTCAAAGACTTCACATATTGCCACAGTAAATTGCCTGTTTCTGATTCGCTATCAAAAAATTCTGAAACTCGGTTAGATGGGTTACTCACTTTGTACCTCCGGTACTACCAATGTTTGGATATGTTGTTAGCAAACTAATGAGGCTTAAATCTATGTCCTACCTGACTTAACTGGCGATTGAGTGTTCCTGTCAACTAATGTAACAAGTTAATTGGCGATTGGGAGTAGTTGTAACCGTACAGCTTACATGGGATTTTCTCGCCTCAAAAACTCCATAATCAGTTAGGAATATGGCGCAGCATAGCTTAAATCTGACAATTTTAATTATACTAAGTAGTAAATTTTAAGCCCAGTACATTCAGTGTTACACTAGATGACTAATTTGCTAATTTTCAGTATATTTATTTACGTTCAACTTCTCCTGTTTTGAAAGTTAGTAGGTTTCCCATTAGGCGATTTGGCAATTAGCTGCTAGGTTGTGTAAATTGGCCTGAATATTATGTTACAGGGAAAAAAGGAATCAAGAGAGCATGGCGCAAAACAAAACTGCCTTAATCACTGGTATTACTGGTCAAGATGGTTCATATCTGAGCGAGTTTTTACTAGAGCAAGGCTACGAGGTACATGGCATCATTCGCCGGACTTCTACTTTTAATACAGATCGGATTGATCACATATATGAAGACCCCCACAAAGAAGGTGTCAAATTATTTCTGCATTACGGTGATTTGACGGATGGGACAACTCTGCGTCGGATTTTAGAAGAAGTCCAGCCTACAGAAATTTATAACTTGGGCGCGCAGTCTCATGTGCGGGTGAGTTTTGATTCACCCGAATATACTGTAGATGCTGTGGGCATGGGAACATTGCGACTACTAGAAGCCATCCGAGACTATCAAAGACGTACAGGGATTGAAGTCCGCTTTTATCAAGCGGGTTCTTCCGAAATGTATGGTTTGGTACAAGCAGTACCCCAAAGTGAAACTACACCTTTTTACCCTCGTAGTCCCTATGCTTGTGCTAAAGTTTACGCTCACTGGCAAACGGTGAACTATCGTGAATCCTATGGAATGTTTGCGTGCAATGGTATTTTATTTAACCATGAATCACCGCGTCGGGGTGAAACTTTTGTAACTCGTAAAATTACGAGAGCCGTAGCACAGATTGTAGCTGGCAAACAGAAAAAGCTATACATGGGTAATCTAGATGCTAAAAGAGATTGGGGCTATGCTAAAGATTATGTCCGCGCTATGTGGCTAATGCTACAAAAAGAAAAAGCAGATGATTATGTCATTGCCACTGGGGAAACTCACTCAGTGAAAGAATTCTTAGAACTAGCGTTTAATTATGTCAATCTGAATTGGCAAGATTACGTAGAATTTGATGAACGCTATCTGCGTCCGGCAGAAGTAGATTTATTAATTGGTGATGCTACTAAAGCAAAGGAAAAATTGGGTTGGCAACCTTCAGTGACTTTTCCAGAGTTAGTAGCACTAATGGTAGAAGCAGATTTACAAGCTATCGGTCAAACTTCACCTAACGGTAATGCTTCACACCTACCTCAAGATATTGCTACTATTCGTCAAGAACTAGGCGCACTCCACTTTTGATCAATTCTTGCTAAGGATAAAAATATGACTGCCTTAGAACTGAAAAATAAACGGATTCTCGTTACTGGTGGAGCAGGGTTTTTAGGCCGTCAGGTGATAGATCAGCTGTGCAAATCTGGGGCTGATTTGGCTAAGATTACTGTACCGCGATCGCGCGAATTAGATTTACGCGTTCTCGAAAATTGCCAACGGGCAGTAGATCACCAAGATATCGTCATCCACTTAGCGGCTCATGTTGGTGGTATCGGTCTAAACCGCGAAAAACCTGCGGAGTTATTCTACGATAACTTGATCATGGGGACGCAGTTAATTCATGCTGCTCATCAAGGCGGTGTGGAAAAGTTCGTCTGCGTCGGGACTATCTGTGCTTATCCCAAATTTACCCCAGTCCCATTTAAAGAAGAAGACTTGTGGAACGGGTATCCAGAAGAAACCAATGCTCCCTATGGGGTGGCAAAAAAAGCACTTTTAGTACAGTTGCAATCTTATCGTCAGCAGTATGGCTTTAACGGGATTTATTTACTACCTGTAAATCTATACGGGCCTGAAGATAACTTTGACCCTGGTAGTTCCCATGTTATCCCCGCCTTAATTCGCAAAGTTTACGAAGCTCAAGTTAGGGGAGATAAACAACTACCAGTTTGGGGTGACGGTAGTCCTACCCGCGAATTTTTGTATTCAGAAGATGCCGCACGCGGTATTGTCATGGGTACACAATTCTATAACGACTCTGAACCAGTAAATTTGGGAACGGGTTCGGAAATTTCCATCCGCGATTTAGTCACCTTAATTTGTGAACTGATGGAATTTGAAGGTGAAATCATCTGGGAAACAGACAAACCCAACGGTCAACCCCGGCGTTGTCTGGATACAGAAAGAGCTAAACAGGCTTTTAATTTCACTGCTCAAATAGATTTCCGACAAGGTTTGAAGAATACTATTGATTGGTATCGTCAAAATGCTGCATAGGGCATAGGGCATTGGGCATGGGGCATTGGGCATGGGGCATTGGGTAATTACCCTACCCTCCTTTCCCTACTCCCAATCCCCAATCCCCAGTCCCCAGTCCCTTTTCCCTCTATTTACGTGAATGACCAATTAAGTAAAATACAATTGCGTCGGTCTTTGCTGAAAACTCGTCAGTCAATGTCTGCAAAAGAATGGCGAGAAAAAAGCGATCGCATCTGTACAATATTACAAGCTTCTACTCTCTTCACTCAAGCCAAAACAATTCTTGCATATTTCAGTTTTCGCCAAGAACCAGACCTGAGTCCCTTATTTTGCAACTATCAATATCGTTGGGGATTTCCTCGCTGCATTGGTCAATCTCTACACTGGCATAGTTGGCAACCAAGCGAGTCTTTACAAATTAATTCCTATGGTATTCAAGAACCTTATTCTCATGCACCCACTATAAATCCTGATGAGGTGGACTTGATTCTCGTTCCTAGTGTTGCTTGTGACCAACAAGGATATCGTCTAGGTTATGGTGGCGGTTATTATGACCGCTTGTTGAGTTCTCCTGAATGGGCAAATAAGCCAACAGTGGGAATAATTTTTGACTCTGCTTATTTACCAAAATTACCGACTCAACCTTGGGATAAACCGCTACAAGCTGTTTTTACCGAAACTAGATTGGTAGAAATTGGTTGATTAAGGTATATCTCCAGAATGAAAAATTTGTTCTGCGGTTAAATTTAACTCTGGGAAAGTGGGTGAAATTATGCGTTCCCTACCTCGAAAACGAGTAACTTGATATTCATCATCAATTAGTTGATAAATAGAAATTGTAGGTTGTTTAGGGTTGCCTGTGAACTTTTTTGCCCCTAAGCCGAGATAATCTACAACCCAGTATTCAGGAATGCCAATACTTTCATACTTACCCTGTTTTGTATAGTAATCATCATCCCAGTTGCTACTAACGACTTCAACCAC contains:
- a CDS encoding C2 family cysteine protease, yielding MPLDNAGNTLSSARKIALNTNVQTFSDWVGSSDIDDFYSFNLTARSSIYLTLDGLSADANVRLIKDSNSNGLVEDSEVIAGSYKSGTQIDLIKQTLDAGNYFVKVYYKSGDTNYNLKIFQNVAPTSLEFKLNSTTLKPTDTLSINSAWVSDQNGVSDISKIDFRLQKADGTWLDVADATVFTADSSNANKGSFSYSLSLANFNFGNGKYTLQGIAYDQSGAKSNVVKQTFTITTATSTSTSTPTSTPTSTTVNDWFSQNLTDQQIITLARSLGADGDFSRQDMLAIFRNAQDNSVIDANEVKDLKTLVGATPFTMQDSVKWLSTQVANGASINMSAGDFESNLVGRWFLGTAAPTPVFNGTNLTYTLATGTLYGSSGEARIGDIDQGKLGDCTFLAALGATFGRQSNDAGNTSSSVIKSMITDNGDNTYTVRFYSNGEAQYVTVDRRIATSIASKRNDGVLWVALVEKAYAQWREWSTQGRPGYNLIGNGGSLDTPLKQITGKQTTYHSISVVSFSSLETALANRLAVTAARVGSDSKYIVSYHAYSITNVYTNTNGERRVVVRNPWGIDGKTQSGANDGFIDLSFDQFIDSFNYGIVVA
- a CDS encoding exosortase-dependent surface protein XDP2, which gives rise to MKTQNIFTSVVLALSASVAMSNSAKAGTFVTNFSPSPVTDPTADIILNSIIRNDGRMISDFQLVTSVNIIKNGGVSGTVSTDKGDTATSPGFNPNENPSAREIAAYLGNNNLNNIIDSEDKGEFELDVFFDSAVLSDNTATDSFFFWERGLNSSIQLQALDERGNLIGNAFTIDKSLWEFAGFQIKTTEITQAQNVGAFGVSFGNLGLTSGTLVSGLKLIAFNSFNGPDFKLLAHTSLCCTPIPEPATMMGLGAVAGLMLMCRRQIRIKKI
- a CDS encoding transposase — its product is MPNILSLLQCLLPQINATTMRQLNQIILAMLAMSGRVTMLGIARWTSTGGSYRTMGRFFSTVIPWATLFWLFFRKHLWRERDVYLLAGDEVVVSKSGKETYGVDRFFSSLTSKPINGLSFFVLSLVSVSGRQSFPIQIEQVIKSDTQINSTLPIKKKESQEKSGRGRPKGSKNKNKTEVILTSELLLIKKMINSLFELVANFIPLTYLVVDGHFGNNNALQMARQVKLHIISKLRHDSALYIPYENPNSNKRSRRKYGDKLDYRNIPEKYLCKSDIEDGILSCIYQATLLHKEFAQSLNVVILVKTNLKTNTSSHVILFSSDLDLKADKIIDYYKLRFQIEFNFRDAKQFWGLEDFMNLSQTAVTNAANLAFFMVNLSHHLLADFRKHNPGSGIIDLKAYYRGFRYVHEILKMLPEKPEPILLAQIFAKITSLGRIHPISGGIEPS
- a CDS encoding RNA-guided endonuclease TnpB family protein; amino-acid sequence: MYLTQKNQIRELNKSEFVALRELCRLSKNLYNVGLYTVRQYFFQERKHLRYESAYHLCKTNENYKFLNTDIAQQTLKVVDRTFKSFYGLISAFKSGSYQQKVKLPNYLPKDGYFLLIIPRIVIKDAKFRIPMSNAFRKQFGEVWIPFPKRLDINQIKEVRIHPKYNARYFEVEFISEIEPEPIELKTDDALSIDLGVDNLAACVDTNGASFLVDGKPIKAINQWFNKRNAQLQSVKDKQGIKSITNQQVKLLAKRNSQVRDYLNKTARFIVNHCIQNQIANLIVGYNPGIKQEINIGGRNNQNFVQIPFHSLRFKLKAMCQRYGLKYIEQEESYTSKASAVDGDEIPVYNADNPKEYQFSGKRIKRGLYRTKNGHLVNSDLNGSLNIGIKSKHKGFTRVSRAALTQPRRINLLKLEKWRATALASLGTTS
- the nblB gene encoding phycobilisome degradation protein NblB, with product MSVTPESVRQLLNSEDLGDRLRAVNQIRELEPTNAFELVQVAVGDSNSRVRYSAVSQLDTLGTQDLDLSLDLLRSLLKDPEADVQAAAADCLGALKLQSAFEDLQQLYHTTSEWLVQFSIIATLGELGDPRGLELLKEALNSEVELVKTAAISSLGELGDIQAVPLLAAYATDPDWQIRYRVVQALTQLGGAESQSILAGLVNDEVEAIATEAQKSVH
- a CDS encoding CBS domain-containing protein; amino-acid sequence: MPQIVADIMSPEPIVVRPETPLQEAIHILAERRISGLPVVDDVGKLIGIISETDLMWQASGITPPAYVMFLDSVIYLKNPAAYERDLHKALGQTVGEVMSKNPVTITADKTLQQAAQIMHDRNVHRLPVIDNMGKIIGILTRGDIVRAMANS
- the mutT gene encoding 8-oxo-dGTP diphosphatase MutT — encoded protein: MNMMTTLPPHKIIGVAVIWNDQEQILIDRRRQEGAMGGLWEFPGGKVEPGETVEDCIKREIYEELGVLVTVGEHLITIDHTYTHLRVTLTVHHCHLVAGVPQPLECDEVRWVSLDELEQFAFPQANGQIIAALKGSRE
- a CDS encoding DUF760 domain-containing protein, which encodes MSNPSNRVSEFFDSESETGNLLWQYVKSLNPETVSQLSKPTSPEVFQVMERNIIGLLGNLPSEHFDVTITTSRENLGRLLASAMISGYFLRNAEQRMSFEKVMQGTESSHHDDE
- the gmd gene encoding GDP-mannose 4,6-dehydratase; the encoded protein is MAQNKTALITGITGQDGSYLSEFLLEQGYEVHGIIRRTSTFNTDRIDHIYEDPHKEGVKLFLHYGDLTDGTTLRRILEEVQPTEIYNLGAQSHVRVSFDSPEYTVDAVGMGTLRLLEAIRDYQRRTGIEVRFYQAGSSEMYGLVQAVPQSETTPFYPRSPYACAKVYAHWQTVNYRESYGMFACNGILFNHESPRRGETFVTRKITRAVAQIVAGKQKKLYMGNLDAKRDWGYAKDYVRAMWLMLQKEKADDYVIATGETHSVKEFLELAFNYVNLNWQDYVEFDERYLRPAEVDLLIGDATKAKEKLGWQPSVTFPELVALMVEADLQAIGQTSPNGNASHLPQDIATIRQELGALHF
- a CDS encoding GDP-L-fucose synthase gives rise to the protein MTALELKNKRILVTGGAGFLGRQVIDQLCKSGADLAKITVPRSRELDLRVLENCQRAVDHQDIVIHLAAHVGGIGLNREKPAELFYDNLIMGTQLIHAAHQGGVEKFVCVGTICAYPKFTPVPFKEEDLWNGYPEETNAPYGVAKKALLVQLQSYRQQYGFNGIYLLPVNLYGPEDNFDPGSSHVIPALIRKVYEAQVRGDKQLPVWGDGSPTREFLYSEDAARGIVMGTQFYNDSEPVNLGTGSEISIRDLVTLICELMEFEGEIIWETDKPNGQPRRCLDTERAKQAFNFTAQIDFRQGLKNTIDWYRQNAA